In the Styela clava chromosome 8, kaStyClav1.hap1.2, whole genome shotgun sequence genome, one interval contains:
- the LOC120346358 gene encoding tRNA-uridine aminocarboxypropyltransferase 2-like isoform X2 encodes MEHLAFWNDDGHIEDETHLYKSRNKCEKCKRPTNVCLCHVFPANPVGLNKTKLFILQHPKECSRPLHTTVILEACIKSSFCKIFRGNRFPESKFSDLYASLKEKNTILMYPGPHAIPLYELKMNEKDICNIVLLDGTWKQAQNMYKRCKFLHSLPLMLLKPLRTMCQFQLDYGEKVHEPKTRMSFR; translated from the exons ATGGAACATTTGGCGTTTTGGAATGACGATGGACACATAGAAGATGAAACTCATTTATACAAGTCAAGAAACAAATGCGAGAAATGCAA GAGACCTACGAATGTTTGTTTATGTCATGTCTTTCCTGCAAATCCTGTTGGCTTAAATAAAACTAAGTTGTTCATTCTACAACATCCCAAGGAATGTAGTCGACCACTCCATACAACAGTGATTCTTGAAGCTTGTATCAAGTCAAGTTTCTGCAAAATATTCAGAGGCAACAGGTTCCCAGAATCTAAATTTTCAGATTTGTATGCATCACTGAAAGAAAAAAACACCATTCTGATGTACCCAGGACCTCATGCAATTCCTCTATACGAGTTGAAAATGAATGAGAAAGATATTTGTAATATTGTTCTCTTGGATGGCACATGGAAACAAGCACAAAATATGTACAAACGATGCAAGTTTCTCCACAGTCTACCATTG ATGCTGTTAAAACCTCTTCGAACGATGTGTCAGTTTCAGTTGGATTATGGTGAAAAAGTACATGAACCAAAAACGAGAATGTCATTCAGATGA
- the LOC120346358 gene encoding tRNA-uridine aminocarboxypropyltransferase 2-like isoform X1: MEHLAFWNDDGHIEDETHLYKSRNKCEKCKRPTNVCLCHVFPANPVGLNKTKLFILQHPKECSRPLHTTVILEACIKSSFCKIFRGNRFPESKFSDLYASLKEKNTILMYPGPHAIPLYELKMNEKDICNIVLLDGTWKQAQNMYKRCKFLHSLPLVSIETQQNSEYVVRTQPNEKCLSTVECAAVALSHWEQDKAIGEMLLKPLRTMCQFQLDYGEKVHEPKTRMSFR; the protein is encoded by the exons ATGGAACATTTGGCGTTTTGGAATGACGATGGACACATAGAAGATGAAACTCATTTATACAAGTCAAGAAACAAATGCGAGAAATGCAA GAGACCTACGAATGTTTGTTTATGTCATGTCTTTCCTGCAAATCCTGTTGGCTTAAATAAAACTAAGTTGTTCATTCTACAACATCCCAAGGAATGTAGTCGACCACTCCATACAACAGTGATTCTTGAAGCTTGTATCAAGTCAAGTTTCTGCAAAATATTCAGAGGCAACAGGTTCCCAGAATCTAAATTTTCAGATTTGTATGCATCACTGAAAGAAAAAAACACCATTCTGATGTACCCAGGACCTCATGCAATTCCTCTATACGAGTTGAAAATGAATGAGAAAGATATTTGTAATATTGTTCTCTTGGATGGCACATGGAAACAAGCACAAAATATGTACAAACGATGCAAGTTTCTCCACAGTCTACCATTG GTTTCGATTGAAACTCAACAGAACAGTGAATACGTTGTCAGAACACAACCCAACGAAAAATGTCTTAGTACAGTAGAATGCGCCGCAGTTGCACTATCACATTGGGAACAAGATAAGGCAATTGGAGAA ATGCTGTTAAAACCTCTTCGAACGATGTGTCAGTTTCAGTTGGATTATGGTGAAAAAGTACATGAACCAAAAACGAGAATGTCATTCAGATGA